Proteins from a single region of Rhodopirellula halodulae:
- a CDS encoding helix-turn-helix domain-containing protein, translating to MRHFDSHRPDFAPYGFTCEIWEPMRMSRPDRHDEIEVNFVDRGTLTYLIGGRRVTVDAQNVSVFWAAVPHQIVQFNEVSHYYVVTIPFGMFLQWGLPENFQSQLITGNVISHHCEQFDADLDQSLFAQWHRDLKDGSTDSQDIVRLELKARLMRLAHSHRRNPSVYGDQPTCDEPKNAVQHSPNLKKAELMACYIARHYKSRLLIKDIADSVDLHPDYAATLFRKTFGTTLNSLITRHRVAEAQRLLITSNEQIVHIAWESGFESLSRFNRAFKEVTGTTPSRFRNECRTKSF from the coding sequence ATGAGGCATTTTGACAGTCATCGACCGGACTTCGCTCCCTACGGTTTCACTTGCGAGATCTGGGAACCGATGCGAATGTCCCGTCCCGATCGCCACGATGAAATCGAAGTCAACTTTGTTGACCGAGGCACGCTGACCTATCTGATCGGCGGGCGACGTGTGACCGTGGATGCCCAAAACGTGTCCGTATTTTGGGCAGCGGTCCCCCATCAAATCGTCCAGTTCAACGAAGTCTCGCACTACTACGTGGTGACAATTCCTTTCGGCATGTTTCTGCAATGGGGATTGCCGGAGAACTTCCAATCCCAACTGATCACAGGCAACGTGATTTCACATCACTGCGAACAGTTCGACGCTGACCTGGATCAATCGCTTTTCGCTCAGTGGCATCGCGACCTGAAAGATGGAAGCACGGACTCGCAAGACATCGTGCGATTGGAACTGAAGGCTCGTTTGATGCGTCTGGCTCATTCGCATCGACGCAACCCAAGTGTGTACGGCGACCAACCGACCTGTGACGAACCGAAAAATGCGGTTCAGCATTCTCCGAATCTAAAGAAAGCGGAATTGATGGCTTGCTACATTGCTCGCCACTACAAATCACGTTTGCTAATCAAGGACATCGCCGACAGTGTGGACCTGCATCCCGACTATGCGGCCACCCTGTTTCGCAAAACTTTCGGCACCACCCTCAACAGCCTGATCACACGTCACCGCGTGGCCGAAGCCCAACGATTGCTCATCACCAGCAACGAACAAATCGTGCATATCGCCTGGGAATCGGGCTTTGAATCGCTCAGCCGTTTCAACCGAGCTTTCAAAGAGGTCACCGGCACCACCCCCAGTCGCTTTCGTAACGAGTGCCGCACCAAAAGTTTTTGA
- a CDS encoding zinc-dependent alcohol dehydrogenase: MSQVLDSQNAQQQAGAPPQTVRAVAMTAPGQTEMRTYPYPTMDHDSAILKVDMSGICGTDRHIFKGEATELRGKSIYPYVGGHEVIGTIVEIGGNAAKTMDYDKQVLKVGDRVAIAVEVNCGHCVYCRKHYNNTTCLNQIQAYGLHPNADTLPYLRGGFAEYMYIRPGTHLFKVPEEMPTDIAVFVEEMAVAYHSLARAAGPFAPVNEGFGPGMSVAVLGNGPLGILHGIMASIHGAGLRIATDLSELRLGKAKHLYADVTLNAAKISEEERIAQVKDMTDGVGPDLVIESAGEPEAFIEALKMVRKGGTVIEVGNWVDLGKPVDLDVMQHISSKNLHIHSVFHCGTDWRPVLNILNQQSDRYDFPSLITHRFGLDELVEKFGTVTDFDECCKIEVLPHKS; this comes from the coding sequence ATGTCTCAAGTACTGGATTCTCAAAACGCCCAACAGCAAGCGGGCGCCCCGCCTCAAACGGTTCGTGCTGTCGCGATGACGGCTCCCGGCCAGACAGAGATGCGGACGTATCCGTATCCGACGATGGACCACGATTCGGCAATTCTGAAGGTGGACATGTCGGGGATCTGCGGTACGGATCGGCACATCTTCAAAGGCGAGGCAACGGAGCTTCGTGGCAAGTCGATCTACCCGTATGTCGGCGGTCATGAAGTCATCGGAACGATTGTCGAAATCGGTGGTAACGCCGCGAAGACGATGGACTATGACAAGCAGGTGCTGAAGGTCGGCGATCGAGTCGCGATCGCGGTGGAGGTGAATTGTGGGCACTGTGTTTATTGCCGGAAGCACTACAACAACACGACATGTTTGAATCAGATTCAAGCTTACGGATTGCACCCCAACGCCGACACGCTTCCCTATCTGCGAGGTGGTTTCGCCGAATACATGTACATCCGGCCTGGGACCCACTTGTTCAAAGTTCCTGAAGAAATGCCAACCGACATCGCCGTGTTCGTCGAGGAGATGGCGGTCGCCTATCACTCGCTGGCTCGTGCGGCGGGGCCTTTTGCACCGGTCAATGAAGGCTTCGGTCCGGGAATGTCCGTGGCGGTGTTGGGCAATGGTCCACTTGGGATTCTTCACGGAATCATGGCCAGCATTCATGGTGCCGGTCTTCGCATCGCAACGGATCTATCTGAGTTGCGGTTGGGCAAAGCCAAGCACCTGTACGCCGACGTCACGCTCAATGCTGCGAAGATTTCAGAAGAAGAGCGGATCGCTCAGGTCAAAGACATGACGGACGGCGTTGGCCCAGATCTAGTCATCGAATCCGCGGGTGAGCCGGAAGCCTTCATCGAGGCGTTGAAAATGGTTCGCAAGGGTGGCACGGTGATCGAAGTGGGGAATTGGGTTGATCTTGGCAAGCCTGTTGACTTGGATGTGATGCAGCACATCAGTTCCAAGAACCTGCACATTCATTCGGTATTTCATTGCGGCACCGATTGGCGTCCGGTTCTGAACATCCTGAACCAACAATCCGATCGCTACGACTTTCCGTCTTTGATCACACACCGTTTTGGCTTGGACGAGTTGGTGGAAAAGTTCGGCACGGTCACCGACTTCGACGAGTGTT
- a CDS encoding DUF1501 domain-containing protein yields the protein MSNPSLTNSFYLSRRHFLGATQLGIGAAALARIGLGGSVFAEGSSGGSHFPAKAKRIIHLTMSGAPSQIETFDHKPQLERFNGTELPDSIRMGQRVTGMTANQKQIVHGSLHKFQPYGQSGVMLSEHLPHTGSIIDDLCLVKSMSTDQINHAPAMTFMLTGHQIPGRPSMGAWLTYGLGSMNEDLPGFVVLASKVDNAAGQPLYDYYWGPGFLPSKHQGVMLRSEKDAVLYLNNPPGIPREVRRGMLDRLKEMNAIQYDAFGDPEIQTRIAQYELAYRMQQSVPELTDLSEETDETFELYGPDSRKPGSFAANCLLARRLAERGVRHIQLFHPGWDHHSSIDSKLKEYCRATDQASAALVKDLKRRGMLDDTLVIWGGEFGRSPVIQGEIGKPNAGRDHHPRCFSMWMAGGGVKPGVYGETDDFSFNVVSDRIHIHDLQATVLHLMGIDHERLTFRHQGRAFRLTDVHGEVAHKILA from the coding sequence ATGTCGAATCCATCTCTCACAAATTCCTTCTACCTTTCGCGGCGACACTTTCTCGGTGCCACACAGCTTGGCATCGGCGCAGCGGCGTTGGCTCGGATAGGGCTGGGCGGATCCGTATTCGCCGAGGGCTCGTCCGGCGGCAGCCATTTCCCTGCCAAAGCCAAACGTATCATTCACTTGACGATGTCTGGTGCGCCGTCGCAGATCGAAACGTTTGACCACAAACCGCAACTCGAACGTTTCAACGGCACGGAACTGCCGGATTCGATCCGAATGGGCCAACGCGTCACCGGGATGACCGCGAATCAAAAGCAGATCGTTCACGGCAGTCTGCACAAGTTCCAACCGTACGGGCAATCTGGCGTGATGTTGAGCGAGCATCTGCCGCACACGGGATCGATTATCGATGATCTTTGTTTGGTCAAGTCGATGTCGACCGACCAAATCAATCATGCACCGGCGATGACGTTCATGCTGACCGGTCATCAAATTCCCGGCCGACCGAGCATGGGAGCTTGGTTGACTTATGGACTTGGCAGCATGAATGAGGATCTGCCCGGTTTTGTGGTGCTCGCGTCCAAAGTCGACAATGCGGCGGGCCAACCGCTCTACGATTACTACTGGGGTCCAGGCTTCTTGCCGAGCAAACACCAGGGCGTGATGTTGCGGTCTGAAAAAGACGCCGTGTTGTACTTGAACAATCCGCCAGGGATCCCGCGCGAGGTGCGGCGGGGCATGTTGGATCGGCTAAAGGAGATGAATGCGATCCAGTACGACGCGTTTGGTGATCCGGAGATCCAGACGCGGATCGCTCAGTACGAATTGGCCTATCGGATGCAGCAATCGGTTCCTGAGCTAACGGATTTGTCAGAAGAAACCGACGAAACGTTTGAGCTGTACGGTCCCGATTCGCGAAAGCCGGGCAGCTTTGCGGCGAACTGTCTGCTCGCCCGTCGTTTGGCCGAACGTGGCGTGCGACACATTCAATTGTTCCATCCGGGTTGGGATCACCACAGTTCGATTGATTCCAAGCTGAAGGAATACTGCCGGGCCACCGATCAAGCCAGCGCGGCACTGGTCAAGGATCTGAAACGCCGAGGCATGTTGGACGACACGTTGGTGATTTGGGGTGGTGAGTTCGGACGCAGTCCCGTCATTCAAGGCGAGATCGGGAAGCCGAACGCAGGCCGCGACCATCATCCGCGATGTTTCAGCATGTGGATGGCCGGCGGTGGAGTGAAGCCGGGAGTGTATGGTGAAACGGATGACTTCTCATTCAATGTGGTCTCTGACCGCATTCACATCCATGACTTGCAGGCCACCGTGTTGCACTTGATGGGAATCGATCACGAGCGGCTGACGTTCCGGCATCAGGGCCGCGCGTTCCGGCTGACGGATGTCCACGGTGAAGTGGCGCACAAGATTCTCGCTTGA